A region of the Deltaproteobacteria bacterium HGW-Deltaproteobacteria-6 genome:
AGATGGGGACGCCACAAAGTACCGCCGTTAGCCAAAGCGCTGTATGCCTGCACCAACTGCAGCGGGGTTGTTAAATTGAACCCCTGGCCGATGGATATTGATATCGTTTCACCGAGGTGCCACGGCTCTTTCATACGAGCCAGCTTCCAGTCCCGCGTGGGCACCAGACCCCTTCGCTCGTGAGCAAGATCAATGCCGGTAGCCTCCCCTAAACCGAACAACCGGGCGTATCGCGCTATTTTATCCACGCCCAACATCTTCCCAACCGTATAAAAATAAACATCACAGGACTCCACCAGCGCCCGATGCAGATTGACGGATCCGTGTCCATGCTTTTTCCAGCAGCGGAACGATCTGTTGCCCAAACTGAAAGAACCGCTGCAGGATATTCTGGTTTCAGGCGTAACGATGCCCTCTTCGAGGGCTGCCGCGGCCACAATAAGTTTATAGGTCGAGCCGGGCGGATACTGTCCGGAAATGGCTCTGTTGGACAAAGGGTTCAACGGATTCTTTTGCAGTTTTTCCCATTCAGCGCGAGCAATGCCGCTGTTGAATAAATTCGGATCAAAAGACGGCAGACTGACCATCGCCAGAATCGAACCATCACGCGGATCCATTGCCACAGCCGCACCGGCTTTACCTTCAAAGGCTTCCCAGGCAGCCTTCTGTAATTGGGCATCTATGGTCAGCACAACGGTGGAACCGGAAGTGGGATCAATCCGCCCCAGGTTCTTAATGACTTTGCCGAAGGCATTGACTTCAACCAGTTCATTGCCTCGGCGGCCGCGAATATAGGGATCAAGAACTTTTTCGATGCCATACTTTCCCGTGATATCGCCGGACAGATAATCTTCCTCCGATTTTTCCAATTCTTCCTTGCTGACTTCACCCGTGTAACCGATGATCGGTGCGATCATTTCCCCATCCACATAGAGGCGGACCGGCGTGACATCGACATAAACACCCGGCAGGTCAATGGCGTTGGTTTCCACAAGGGCAACTTTTTCGATGCTGACGTTTTTTTCCAGTCGCACCGGCAGATAGGGTTTAAGCGTCTTGGGAAAAGGCAGATCGGATGAGTAATCGATCGATTTGGTTTTATAAATATCTTTAATTTTCCGGATCATTAACTCCGGATCCACACCTTTTGTGGGCATGTAAAGCACATCAAAAGAAGGACAGTTGTCCACGATCACCGCGCCATTGCGATCCATAATCAGACCGCGCAATGGCTGGATTTTGCGAAAGCGCACGGCATTGTTTTCCGACCGCTGTTTAAGTTCATCTCCCTTGATGACCTGCAAATACCATAGTCGAATCATTAGGACAAGCAGGGTCAGGACAACCAGGATAATGACAACTTTAAGCTTCTGCCGAAATTCCGCGGGTTCCGGTCCGTTGCGAAGATTGCCTTGTTTTTCCATACACTAATCCTTCTATCTTTCGCATCGCGTAAAAAAAGCCGACGGAAAGAACACTAATCAGCAAAGCCTGTGGCACAAAAACGAGAAACACATTACTCAGCATGTCAACGTCAGACACAATATGGTAGAGTAGAATCAGCATCAGCGACTCCAGCAGAGAACAAACCAGACTGAAAAGAGCTATGAGATAAAGCTTTTCCGAAGCAAGCCGCAATGAAACAAAAAAAGAAAGTAAAAAAATAAGCAGATAAGCAAGCGTGAATAATCCGAGAGGCGCTCCGGACACACAGTCAAACACAAATCCCGAAAGGCCTGTCAGGATGATTCCTTTCATCAAATCCAGACGAAATCCGGCATAAATCACGACAACCAGCGACAGTTCCAAAACCAGCCAGCCTGAAAAAAGGATATCGGCCAGGGTGGTTTGTAATACAACCAGCAAAATTGTCAAAAAAGGCAATAATAAATAATAAATCATTTTGCAGTTTTCTTTCCCTCAGAAAATTCCCCTTGCCCGGTCGTTAAAACCAGAACTTCCTCCAGCATGGAAAAATCAACAAAAGGGGCCACCCGGATCTGCAAAAACAACCCGACGTCCATCCGGTCGACGTGGCTCACCTTGCCGATAAGCAACCCCTTGGGAAAAATGTTACTCATTCCGGATGTCACAACCACATCGCCTTCCTTGACATCCTGAACTTTGGAAATATACCGGACGACGCAGCCGCGCGATCCCGCGCCGCGAACAATTCCCTGCACCCGCGTTCGTTGTATCAGAACATCCACGTTGGAATTTTCATCAATCAGCAGGAGAACTTTCGAACTATGCCAGGAAACATCCGTCAATCTTCCGATAAGTCCGGGCGGAACAAGAACCGGCATCCCGGATTTCAGACCGTGCGCACTGCCTTTGTCAATCCAGAGGGTTTTGGAAAGGGCTGCCTGTTCTTTGGCAATCACCCGGGCAGCCGTGAATTTGTACTGACGATCTTCCAGCAAAGACAGAAGTTTTTTCAATCTTTGCGCTTCAAGATAGCCTTCTTTATAAAGAATCAGCTCCGCCTGGAGAGCGGCAATTTTATTTTTCAGACTCCGATTATCTTCTTCCAGTCCGACCAGGTGAATATAGCGCAACCAGGCGTTTTCGACGCCTTCAATGGACGCATTGAACAATCGCTGAACAGGCGTTGCCGCTTCCAGAACAAGCTTTTTTACAACACCCGCACCGGAATCGTACTTTAAACTATACGAAAGCAGAACAAGAGCGGCGGCAACAACTACGCCAATAAAGATGACGGTCCGATAATTCTTAAAAAACATATTCGACCTAATATCTTCTACCGATAAAGACCGATTCAGGAAGCGACATCAGACCTGAATAGTGACCTCTTTGAGCACGTCCAGTTGATCCAGTGCCATGCCGGCGCCGCGGGCCACGGCACAGAGAGGATCGTCGGCAATCGTGATAGGCAGGCCGGTTTCTTCCCGCACCAGAATATCGAGATTTTTCAGCAAAGCACCGCCTCCGGTCAGCACAATGCCGCGGTCAACAATATCACCGGCCAGTTCCGGCGGGGCATTTTCCAGAGCATCTTTTATCGCATCGACGATCAACGTCACGGGTTCGATGATCGCCTCCCGGATTTCTTCGGAGCTTGTTTCGATGGTCTTCGGGATGCCCGATATCAGGTCACGTCCTTTGACGTCAATCGTTTTAATCTCATTCATCGGATAGGCACAGCCGATTTGCGTCTTGATGATTTCAGCCGTTCTTTCACCGATCAGCAAACTGTATTTGCGCTTCATGTACTGGACAATTTCTTCATCAATTTTATCCCCGGCCACCCGAACCGATTTGGAATACACGATGCCGGCCAGGGAAATCACGGCCACTTCCGTGGTACCGCCGCCGA
Encoded here:
- the mrdA gene encoding penicillin-binding protein 2 gives rise to the protein MEKQGNLRNGPEPAEFRQKLKVVIILVVLTLLVLMIRLWYLQVIKGDELKQRSENNAVRFRKIQPLRGLIMDRNGAVIVDNCPSFDVLYMPTKGVDPELMIRKIKDIYKTKSIDYSSDLPFPKTLKPYLPVRLEKNVSIEKVALVETNAIDLPGVYVDVTPVRLYVDGEMIAPIIGYTGEVSKEELEKSEEDYLSGDITGKYGIEKVLDPYIRGRRGNELVEVNAFGKVIKNLGRIDPTSGSTVVLTIDAQLQKAAWEAFEGKAGAAVAMDPRDGSILAMVSLPSFDPNLFNSGIARAEWEKLQKNPLNPLSNRAISGQYPPGSTYKLIVAAAALEEGIVTPETRISCSGSFSLGNRSFRCWKKHGHGSVNLHRALVESCDVYFYTVGKMLGVDKIARYARLFGLGEATGIDLAHERRGLVPTRDWKLARMKEPWHLGETISISIGQGFNLTTPLQLVQAYSALANGGTLWRPHLIQRIELSDRTVVKEYLPEKKGELKLSPQTISVLSHGLWGVVNEPGGTGAAARRPSADVCGKTGTSQVVGLPQNEKARRTQKITAFHKDHALFVGYAPMKSPEIAVAVIAENAGGGGAVAAPIARKILNAYFDARKKEKAVKVAAKIQPAGQPED
- a CDS encoding rod shape-determining protein MreC translates to MFFKNYRTVIFIGVVVAAALVLLSYSLKYDSGAGVVKKLVLEAATPVQRLFNASIEGVENAWLRYIHLVGLEEDNRSLKNKIAALQAELILYKEGYLEAQRLKKLLSLLEDRQYKFTAARVIAKEQAALSKTLWIDKGSAHGLKSGMPVLVPPGLIGRLTDVSWHSSKVLLLIDENSNVDVLIQRTRVQGIVRGAGSRGCVVRYISKVQDVKEGDVVVTSGMSNIFPKGLLIGKVSHVDRMDVGLFLQIRVAPFVDFSMLEEVLVLTTGQGEFSEGKKTAK
- a CDS encoding rod shape-determining protein (functions in MreBCD complex in some organisms) yields the protein MLFDYILGKFSNDLAIDLGTANTLVYVKGKGIVLNEPSVVAVHMDNRGMKKVLAVGNEAKNMLGRTPGNIVAIRPMRDGVIADFDITEAMLKHFILCVHNRKSLVRPRIIVSVPSGITQVERRAVRETVESAGAREIYLIEEPMAAAIGAGLPIAEPTSSMVVDIGGGTTEVAVISLAGIVYSKSVRVAGDKIDEEIVQYMKRKYSLLIGERTAEIIKTQIGCAYPMNEIKTIDVKGRDLISGIPKTIETSSEEIREAIIEPVTLIVDAIKDALENAPPELAGDIVDRGIVLTGGGALLKNLDILVREETGLPITIADDPLCAVARGAGMALDQLDVLKEVTIQV